The DNA sequence GGAAGATGAAGCAATTATGTTAAAACAGAATATACCAGGAATAACAATTACAGGTAAAAAGATAGAAGAGATTTATAAGGAGCTTTCTGGCAATAAAAAGGATATTGTGATTCTGGATGATGGATTTCACTGCCATCATATCTATAAAGATATGGACATTTTAGTTATAGATGCTACAAATCCTTTTGACAATAATTTTCTGATACCAGCGGGTCTTTTGAGAGAACCTAAGAGAGAACTTAAAAGGGCAGATGTATTTATAATAAGTCATTCTTCTATGGTAGATACTATGAGGTGTAAGAATCTTATAAGGTATCTAAAAAGATATAGAAAACCTGTATTTACTATGGATTATAAAATTGATTCCATACAGAATAATATAAATGGACATCTGCCTTTAAGTTCATTAAAAGGTAAAGTGCTTCTTGCCTTTACAGGGACAGGAAATCCTTTTAGTTTTTTCTCTTTATTATCAACGGTATCACCATTAAAAATATACGGAGTTATATATCCCGACCATTTCCATTATCAGACACAGGATATAAAAGAACTGGAAGATACCTTCCTAAAGAAAGGGGCAGAATATCTTATAACGACAGAAAAGGACTATGTGAAATTAAGTGAGTATAGATGGAAAGTACCTGTCTTTTTTCTTAAGATAAAACCGATTTTGAATAACAGAGAGGAATTTGACATATTACTATATAATACAGTAGAATAATTTGTTTAAGAAGAATAAGAAGAAAATCATAAGGAGGTCAAAAAAATGTCTTTCTCACCTACTAAATTTATATCAGAGAAAGAAAAAGAACTTAAAGTTAAAATAGGCAATTCCAGAGCGATAGTAGCAACATCAGGTGGTGTTGATAGTATGACCTGTGCAATACTTGCAAAGAAGGTACTGGGTAATAATGTTGTTGTACTTTTTCTTGATGATGGACTTATGAGAGAGGGAGAACCAGAAGAAGTTAGGAAATTTTTTGAAAGTATGGGAATAAACCTTGAGGTCTGGGATGTAAAAGACAGGTTTTTTGAAGCATTGAAGGGGAAGATAGACCCCGAAGAAAAACGGATTGCTTTCAGAGATGCCTTTTATAGAACACTCGGACAGGCAGTGAAAAGTTATTCTGTGGATTTTCTTATTCAGGGGACTATTGCAGCAGATATTGTAGAAACACAGAAAGGAATAAAAACACAGCACAATGTTTTATCTCAGATAGGACTTAATCCTTCCACTTTTGGACTGAAAGTTGTTGAACCCTTAAAGGAACTTTATAAACATCAGGTAAGGGAAGTTGCTAAAAAATTGGGATTGCCGAATAAGTTTGCAGAAAGAAGACCCTTCCCAGGACCTGGATTAGCAACAAGGATAATAGGAGAAGTTGTTCCTGAAAAGGTAGAAAAGATAAGAAAGGCAACGAAAATAGTAGAGGAGACAATAACAGGTAAAAATGTTTTTCAAGTTCTTGTAGTTTTGCTTTCTGATAAAGCCACAGGTATAGTGAATGGTAAAAGGATATTGGGGGATATTATTGCCATTAGAGCAGTAGAGTCAAAAGATGCTCTAACAGCCAGTCCGTGTAAAATCCCATGGATGATTCTTTTCAAGGCGAGGGATAGAATTTTAAAGGAAGTTCCAGGAGTTGTAAAAGTAGTAT is a window from the bacterium genome containing:
- a CDS encoding 7-cyano-7-deazaguanine synthase, coding for MSFSPTKFISEKEKELKVKIGNSRAIVATSGGVDSMTCAILAKKVLGNNVVVLFLDDGLMREGEPEEVRKFFESMGINLEVWDVKDRFFEALKGKIDPEEKRIAFRDAFYRTLGQAVKSYSVDFLIQGTIAADIVETQKGIKTQHNVLSQIGLNPSTFGLKVVEPLKELYKHQVREVAKKLGLPNKFAERRPFPGPGLATRIIGEVVPEKVEKIRKATKIVEETITGKNVFQVLVVLLSDKATGIVNGKRILGDIIAIRAVESKDALTASPCKIPWMILFKARDRILKEVPGVVKVVYDITPKPPSTIEYI
- the lpxK gene encoding tetraacyldisaccharide 4'-kinase encodes the protein MFFKVLSIYLIPFSLCYLAVIYLKRCFVRIRRLEVPVISVGNITAGGTGKTSLVMYIADFYQRYRKHIVVASSGNKKGQINSSMEDEAIMLKQNIPGITITGKKIEEIYKELSGNKKDIVILDDGFHCHHIYKDMDILVIDATNPFDNNFLIPAGLLREPKRELKRADVFIISHSSMVDTMRCKNLIRYLKRYRKPVFTMDYKIDSIQNNINGHLPLSSLKGKVLLAFTGTGNPFSFFSLLSTVSPLKIYGVIYPDHFHYQTQDIKELEDTFLKKGAEYLITTEKDYVKLSEYRWKVPVFFLKIKPILNNREEFDILLYNTVE